The genomic DNA GCTTATGGCCCAGAGGGAGATCAGCTGAAAGGGAAAAACTTCATGGCAAGTTTTACCATTGGTGGCCCACAGGATGCTTACAAAGCTACGGGTTATAATCATTTCCGCATTGAGGAATTTATGAAACCCATAGAGCAGACCGCCCACCTGACGCAGATGAACTATTTCGACCCTGTTTATACACATGGGATGGTCTATATCGAGGGAGTATATAATACGGTGGAAGGTGTAACCGAAAGGGCACAGGCGCATCTGGATCGGCTGTTTCAGCAGCTTGATAACATTCAGGGCTAAAAGGGGATTATTAGTGAAAGATGGAAAACGGGGTTTTTCAGACCATAAATAAATAACAAAACAATGAAAGTGATTTTGGTAGGTTCCACAGGAACACTGGGAAAGAAAGTTTTGCAGCAGCTTGAAAGTGCAGGTCATCGGGTTTTAACGGTGAACCGAAGCAGTGGTGATGCGCAGCTGGATATGCAATCGGCAGAAGCCGTGGAGGCCTTTTTTAAGAAGGTGGGTGCTTTTGATGCCCTGATTGCCACCAGTGGCACCGCAAAATGGGGCAACATTGGGGCGCTTTCTGGTCAGGATTATATGCTCGGATTACAGAGTAAACTGATGGGGCAGGTCAATTTGGTGCATATTGGTCGGAAATACGCGGCAGAGAAGGCGGTTTTTGTCCTTACCTCTGGGGTGTTGGCACAATATCCGATGGAGGGCAGCAGCTCTCTGACGATGATTAACAGCGCCATTGAAGGATATGCGAGGGCGGTAAGCCTGGAACTCGATCAGCAGAAAATACAGGTGGTGAGCCCTGGCTGGGTGAAGGAAACCATGGAGATGATGGGCATGGACAGTTCGGAGGGAACAGCTGCGAGCGAGGTGGCGACCTATTATCTGAAAGCCTTAACGGTGGAGGAATCTGGAACGGTTTTACAGGTGGTCGGCTAAAGATACGATTCGGCTATTGATCAAAAAAAGAGGCTGCCCTGACGAAAGGGCAGCCTCTTTTGGTATCATTGATATGGCGGCAGGGATTATTCTGCGGTCAGTGTCAATGGTGCAATTTCATATTCGATGCCCGCTTCCACAGCAATTGCAGGAGAGCTTACCGCACGGATGGTCTGCGACTCCATATAAGTACCATCGACAATGTGGCCATCCTCGTTGAGTGCCGTACCCACTTTTACGGTGTAAGTGGCAGGAAACAAACCTGGGAATACAAAAAGGTGATCGACCGTCATGGTAGAGATCATCAGCTCGTCACCTTTGTAAAGTTCTACATAGGCCTCATCGATGCCCTCAATGTTGGTAAACATCACAGCACCTTTTACAGTACCCACTTCCAGTAATGTTGCCGAAGCCACAGGGTCCAATTTATAGCCGATGCCGTTATTATGGCTGATCGAGGAAGGATCAAGATCGATGCTCAGGGTATAAGCATGACCCGCTTTGATGGTCGGGTTGGTGATTTTTTTAAGCTTCCAGCCAGAAGTTTGCGCTGAAGGGGTTTTCAGGTCGTGCTGCTCACCATCTACATAAATTTCATTGTCCTGATCCAGTACAAAACGGATCTCTTTAATTTCACCTTCAGGCAATTGTACCTCGCCCAAAAGGCCGTCAAGGTGTGGGTTACTGATGTTGTAACGGCCAGGGTTGGCGTTTTCAAGGGTGATCCATGAACCTTCATTGCTCATTTTGATGCGCACCTGCTCAATGTTCAGAATAATGGAATCATATTCAGCAGTGGCATTCACTCTCAGGTTGCCTGGCGCTTCCATGCTGCTCATTCTTACAGACAAACGTGCTGTACTGGCATTGTCATCTGAGGAACTACATGCTGTAAATGTCATCGCCACCAAAAGGACGATCAGTTGATAAAAGGTATTCAATTTCATATAGGTAATTTGTTGAATTTGTGTAAATATA from Persicobacter psychrovividus includes the following:
- a CDS encoding short chain dehydrogenase, producing MKVILVGSTGTLGKKVLQQLESAGHRVLTVNRSSGDAQLDMQSAEAVEAFFKKVGAFDALIATSGTAKWGNIGALSGQDYMLGLQSKLMGQVNLVHIGRKYAAEKAVFVLTSGVLAQYPMEGSSSLTMINSAIEGYARAVSLELDQQKIQVVSPGWVKETMEMMGMDSSEGTAASEVATYYLKALTVEESGTVLQVVG
- a CDS encoding DUF4382 domain-containing protein; protein product: MKLNTFYQLIVLLVAMTFTACSSSDDNASTARLSVRMSSMEAPGNLRVNATAEYDSIILNIEQVRIKMSNEGSWITLENANPGRYNISNPHLDGLLGEVQLPEGEIKEIRFVLDQDNEIYVDGEQHDLKTPSAQTSGWKLKKITNPTIKAGHAYTLSIDLDPSSISHNNGIGYKLDPVASATLLEVGTVKGAVMFTNIEGIDEAYVELYKGDELMISTMTVDHLFVFPGLFPATYTVKVGTALNEDGHIVDGTYMESQTIRAVSSPAIAVEAGIEYEIAPLTLTAE
- a CDS encoding NAD(P)H-dependent oxidoreductase; this translates as MGQLLVILAHPSISDSIANKTIVEGIQQKYPSAEVRDLTALYPDFKIDVAAEQQALKSADTVIFQYPFFWYNMPGILKHWCDEVLTFNFAYGPEGDQLKGKNFMASFTIGGPQDAYKATGYNHFRIEEFMKPIEQTAHLTQMNYFDPVYTHGMVYIEGVYNTVEGVTERAQAHLDRLFQQLDNIQG